One genomic window of Struthio camelus isolate bStrCam1 chromosome 1, bStrCam1.hap1, whole genome shotgun sequence includes the following:
- the LOC104147667 gene encoding protein FAM107B isoform X3, with product MAEPDYIGDDNPELIRPQKLINPVKSSRNHQDLHRELLMNQKRGLAPQNKPELQKVMEKRKRDQVIKQQKEEEAQKKKSDLEIELLKRQQKLEQLELEQQKMQEEQENAPEFVKVKGNLRRTVQEATDAADS from the exons ATGGCTGAACCAGACTACATAGGTGATGACAATCCTGAGTTAATTAGACCTCAGAAATTAATTAATCCTGTGAAGTCATCCCGGAATCATCAGGATCTCCACAGAGAGCTGCTTATGAACCAGAAAAG GGGTCTTGCACCTCAGAACAAGCCAGAGCTGCAAAAGgtgatggagaagagaaaacgAGATCAAGTtattaaacaacaaaaagaagaggaagcacAAAAGAAGAAATCAGACCTGGAAATAGAGCTACTGAAACGGCAGCAGAAACTGGAGCAG CTGGAACTTGAGCAACAGAAGATGCAAGAAGAGCAGGAAAATGCACCGGAATTTGTCAAAGTCAAAGGCAACTTGAGGAGGACGGTCCAGGAAGCAACAGATGCAGCGGACTCCTAG